From a region of the Geothrix sp. 21YS21S-2 genome:
- a CDS encoding glycine--tRNA ligase subunit alpha: MHIQELILRLQRFWADRGCLIGQPYDLEKGAGTMNPLTFFGALGAKPWNVAYVEPSRRPSDGRYGENPFRLYKHLQMQVLLKPSPARVQDLYIESLEAMGVDLRKHDLRFEEDNWEAPTLGAWGVGWQVMLDGMEITQFTYFQQVGGMDCRPVSAEITYGIERICMFLGGLDNIYDITWGNVKTDDGTFPVSYGAVRQREEFELSAYSFEHADLDLHWKTFEAYEKEAWRLLDGHGHFLSGYEQALKMSHTFNVLNARGAVSTTERAGLIKRVRDLTCACARAFAAHEAAGTEVKA; this comes from the coding sequence ATGCACATCCAAGAACTGATCCTCCGACTGCAGCGCTTCTGGGCCGACCGGGGGTGCCTCATCGGCCAGCCCTACGACCTCGAGAAGGGCGCCGGCACGATGAACCCCCTCACCTTCTTCGGCGCCCTGGGCGCCAAGCCCTGGAACGTGGCGTACGTGGAGCCCTCCCGCCGCCCCAGCGACGGCCGCTACGGCGAGAACCCCTTCCGCCTCTACAAGCACCTGCAGATGCAGGTGCTCCTCAAGCCCTCCCCGGCGCGGGTGCAGGACCTCTACATCGAGAGCCTCGAGGCCATGGGCGTGGACCTGCGCAAGCACGACCTGCGCTTCGAGGAGGACAACTGGGAGGCCCCGACCCTGGGCGCCTGGGGCGTGGGCTGGCAGGTGATGCTCGACGGCATGGAGATCACCCAGTTCACCTACTTCCAGCAGGTGGGCGGCATGGACTGCCGGCCCGTGTCGGCCGAGATCACCTACGGCATCGAGCGCATCTGCATGTTCCTGGGCGGGCTGGACAACATCTACGACATCACCTGGGGCAACGTGAAGACCGACGACGGCACCTTCCCGGTGTCCTACGGCGCCGTGCGCCAGCGGGAGGAGTTCGAGCTCTCCGCCTACAGCTTCGAGCACGCCGACCTGGACCTGCACTGGAAGACCTTCGAGGCCTACGAGAAGGAGGCCTGGAGGCTCCTGGACGGCCACGGCCACTTCCTCTCGGGCTACGAGCAGGCCCTCAAGATGAGCCACACCTTCAACGTCCTGAACGCCCGGGGCGCGGTGTCCACCACCGAGCGCGCCGGCCTCATCAAGCGGGTGCGGGACCTCACCTGCGCCTGCGCGAGGGCCTTCGCCGCACATGAAGCGGCCGGGACGGAGGTGAAGGCATGA
- a CDS encoding M13 family metallopeptidase, producing the protein MRLPVLAALPALVAYAGPQGLDLQGMDRTKVPGDDFFAFANGAWLRAAAIPPDRSSTGVGTQLAELTALRTAAIVKAAVKARPGTEARKIGDFYASFMDEAAIEALGARPLQPALARIRAVDGPRALAGALGRTLRADVDVLNNSDYATPNLLGLWVAQDLDDPARYSPFLLQGGLGLPDREYYLSDSEVMKGTRSHYLAHIETMLRLAGIEDAAARAARILALEGRIARIHVDNLDTADVQKGNNHWKREDFGTRAPGLDWEAFFRAAGLEGRRTFVVWQPSALIGLSALVAAEPLDVWKDWLAFHAIEKAAPNLSRAFVEASFAFHGRVLQGTPELRERWKRGVDATNAALGEAVGKLYVRRHFPAAEKARAQAMVKNILAAFARRIDALEWMAPGTKAKAKAKLAVLKVGVGYPDRWADYAGLKVVPGDAFGNAERADLFEYRRNLAKLGRPVDRGEWVMTPQTVNAVNLPAMNALNFPAAILQPPFFDPARAEALDYGATGATIGHEISHSFDDTGALFDARGRLSNWWTPEDFAHFKASGAQLVRQYDAYRPLPDLAVNGALTLSENIADVAGLAASFDAYHLSLGGRPDPVRQGFTGDQQFFLSFAQSWREKRREPALRQQVLTDGHAPDEYRADAVRNLDDWYRAFGVKAGQKLYLEPKDRVRIW; encoded by the coding sequence GTGCGTCTCCCGGTCCTCGCCGCGCTTCCGGCCCTCGTGGCCTACGCCGGGCCCCAGGGCCTGGATCTCCAGGGCATGGACCGCACGAAGGTCCCGGGCGACGACTTCTTCGCCTTCGCCAACGGCGCCTGGCTGCGCGCCGCCGCCATCCCTCCCGACCGCAGCTCCACCGGCGTCGGGACCCAGCTGGCCGAGCTCACGGCCCTGCGCACCGCGGCCATCGTCAAGGCGGCAGTCAAGGCCCGGCCCGGCACCGAGGCCCGCAAGATCGGCGACTTCTACGCCAGCTTCATGGACGAGGCCGCCATCGAGGCGCTGGGCGCGAGGCCCCTCCAGCCCGCCCTGGCCCGCATCCGGGCCGTGGACGGCCCCCGGGCCCTGGCCGGGGCCCTGGGGCGCACCCTGCGCGCCGACGTGGACGTCCTCAACAACTCCGACTACGCCACCCCGAACCTGCTGGGCCTGTGGGTGGCCCAGGACCTGGACGATCCCGCCCGCTATTCGCCCTTCCTCCTCCAGGGGGGCCTGGGCCTTCCGGACCGGGAGTACTACCTGTCGGACTCGGAGGTCATGAAGGGGACCCGGTCCCACTACCTGGCCCACATCGAGACGATGCTGAGGCTGGCCGGGATCGAGGACGCCGCCGCCAGGGCCGCGCGCATCCTGGCCCTGGAGGGGCGCATCGCCCGGATCCACGTGGACAACCTCGACACCGCCGACGTCCAGAAGGGGAACAACCACTGGAAACGGGAGGACTTCGGCACCCGGGCCCCGGGGCTGGACTGGGAGGCCTTCTTCCGGGCCGCGGGGCTGGAAGGGCGAAGGACGTTCGTGGTGTGGCAGCCCTCGGCCCTCATCGGGCTGTCGGCGCTCGTCGCGGCCGAGCCGCTCGATGTCTGGAAGGACTGGCTGGCCTTCCACGCCATCGAGAAGGCCGCCCCCAATCTGTCCCGGGCCTTCGTGGAGGCGTCCTTCGCCTTCCACGGCCGGGTGCTCCAGGGCACGCCGGAGCTGCGCGAACGGTGGAAGCGCGGGGTGGACGCCACCAACGCGGCCCTGGGCGAGGCCGTGGGCAAGCTCTACGTCAGGCGCCACTTCCCCGCCGCCGAGAAGGCCCGGGCGCAGGCCATGGTCAAGAACATCCTGGCCGCCTTCGCGCGCCGCATCGACGCCCTGGAGTGGATGGCCCCCGGGACCAAGGCCAAGGCCAAGGCCAAGCTCGCCGTGCTGAAGGTGGGGGTGGGCTACCCGGACCGCTGGGCGGACTACGCCGGCCTCAAGGTCGTGCCCGGCGACGCCTTCGGCAACGCCGAGCGCGCCGACCTGTTCGAGTACCGCCGGAACCTCGCCAAGCTCGGCAGGCCCGTGGACCGCGGCGAGTGGGTCATGACCCCCCAGACCGTCAACGCCGTGAACCTGCCGGCCATGAACGCCCTGAACTTCCCCGCCGCCATCCTCCAGCCGCCCTTCTTCGACCCGGCACGGGCCGAGGCCCTGGACTACGGCGCCACCGGCGCCACCATCGGCCACGAGATCAGCCACAGCTTCGACGACACCGGCGCCCTCTTCGACGCCCGGGGGCGCCTGAGCAACTGGTGGACCCCCGAGGACTTCGCCCACTTCAAGGCTTCCGGGGCGCAGCTGGTCAGGCAGTACGACGCCTACCGCCCCCTTCCCGACCTCGCCGTCAACGGCGCCCTGACCCTCAGCGAGAACATCGCCGACGTGGCCGGCCTCGCGGCCTCGTTCGACGCCTACCACCTGTCCCTGGGCGGCAGGCCCGACCCGGTGCGCCAGGGCTTCACCGGCGACCAGCAGTTCTTCCTGAGCTTCGCCCAGTCCTGGCGGGAGAAGCGGCGCGAGCCGGCCCTGCGCCAGCAGGTCCTCACGGACGGCCACGCGCCGGACGAGTACCGGGCCGATGCGGTGCGCAACCTGGATGACTGGTACCGGGCCTTCGGGGTGAAGGCGGGGCAGAAGCTCTACCTGGAGCCCAAGGACCGGGTCAGGATCTGGTAG
- a CDS encoding IS630 family transposase translates to MARSRTLPARSVLRAKIVLHRASGESFRDIGQALGCDHRTAWQCLKRWEEAGFDGLERERPGRGRKSWVIALKGQEVLHKTTQEQPVNATHWSRASMAQATGVSESTVGRIWRQNGLKPHRTVGFKLSNDPHFEEKLVDIVALYLDPPEHVIVLSVDEKSQIQALDRTQPGLPMKKGRCGTMTHDYKRNGTTTLFAAMNTLDGTVISATMPRHRHEEWLKFLKRLERGTSKRLALHIICDNYATHKHPAVKSWLKGHSRVHVHFTPTSSSWLNMVERFFRDITENRIRRGIFRSVPELEAAIHTYIARHNAAPKPFVWTASPNDILAKVTRARQALAAIRTASAKG, encoded by the coding sequence ATGGCGCGGAGCCGGACCTTGCCTGCGCGCAGCGTCCTGCGGGCCAAGATTGTTCTTCATCGAGCTTCTGGCGAGTCCTTTCGTGACATCGGCCAGGCTTTGGGCTGTGATCATCGGACTGCTTGGCAATGCCTCAAGCGATGGGAGGAAGCGGGCTTCGATGGCCTCGAGAGGGAACGCCCAGGTCGAGGCCGGAAGTCTTGGGTGATTGCTTTGAAGGGGCAAGAGGTGCTCCATAAGACGACGCAGGAACAGCCCGTCAATGCCACGCACTGGAGCCGGGCCTCCATGGCGCAGGCCACCGGGGTGAGCGAGAGCACGGTGGGACGCATTTGGCGTCAGAATGGCCTCAAGCCGCACCGCACCGTTGGTTTCAAGTTAAGCAACGATCCTCATTTCGAAGAGAAGTTGGTGGACATCGTGGCCCTGTATCTGGACCCTCCGGAGCATGTCATCGTGCTGAGCGTAGATGAGAAGAGCCAGATTCAGGCCCTGGACCGGACTCAGCCTGGCCTACCGATGAAGAAGGGTCGCTGCGGCACCATGACGCACGACTACAAGCGCAATGGAACGACCACCCTCTTTGCGGCCATGAACACGCTGGATGGTACGGTGATCTCGGCCACGATGCCACGTCATCGCCATGAGGAGTGGCTGAAGTTCCTCAAGCGGCTTGAGCGGGGTACGTCGAAGCGACTCGCTCTGCACATCATTTGCGACAACTACGCCACCCACAAACATCCGGCGGTCAAAAGCTGGTTGAAAGGCCATTCGAGGGTCCACGTTCACTTCACCCCCACCAGTTCATCGTGGTTGAACATGGTGGAGCGATTTTTCCGGGACATCACGGAGAACCGCATCCGAAGGGGTATTTTCAGATCCGTCCCGGAACTCGAAGCAGCGATCCACACCTATATCGCGAGACACAATGCCGCTCCGAAACCATTTGTTTGGACCGCGTCCCCGAACGATATCCTCGCCAAGGTGACACGAGCACGGCAGGCCCTCGCGGCCATTCGGACGGCCTCTGCCAAGGGTTGA
- the arcC gene encoding carbamate kinase, protein MTRKIALIAIGGNALLQEKQLGVQEEQLENARQTAEMFGNVIKAGYALCVVHGNGPQVGNILIQQEEAANRIPPYTLDICDAMTQGSMGYMIERMLINRLGFLNLQVPVTTILTEVVVDKDDPGFQNPTKPVGPFYREHRAKELQAQKRWHMKEDSGRGWRKVVPSPKPVEIVQLEAVKLLLEAGHCVIAGGGGGIPVIRDASGYLVGVEAVIDKDRLSSLLAEKLKADTYVILTGVPKVALDFGKPTQRWVDRLTATEAAKHLADGQFPAGSMGPKIESALAFLASGGHEVLITSPEALEREDYAKVGTRIVRD, encoded by the coding sequence ATGACCCGCAAAATCGCTCTCATCGCCATCGGCGGCAACGCGCTCCTGCAGGAGAAGCAGCTCGGAGTCCAGGAGGAGCAGCTGGAGAACGCGAGGCAGACCGCGGAGATGTTCGGCAACGTCATCAAGGCCGGCTACGCCCTCTGCGTGGTGCACGGCAACGGTCCCCAGGTGGGCAACATCCTCATCCAGCAGGAGGAGGCCGCCAACCGCATCCCCCCCTACACCCTCGACATCTGCGACGCCATGACGCAGGGCTCCATGGGCTACATGATCGAGCGCATGCTCATCAACCGCCTGGGCTTCCTGAACCTCCAGGTGCCCGTGACCACCATCCTCACCGAGGTGGTGGTGGACAAGGACGACCCCGGGTTCCAGAACCCCACCAAGCCCGTGGGCCCCTTCTACCGCGAGCACCGCGCCAAGGAGCTGCAGGCCCAGAAGCGCTGGCACATGAAGGAGGACTCCGGACGCGGGTGGCGCAAGGTGGTCCCCAGCCCCAAGCCCGTGGAGATCGTCCAGCTGGAGGCCGTCAAGCTCCTGCTGGAGGCCGGCCACTGCGTCATCGCCGGGGGTGGGGGCGGCATCCCGGTCATCCGCGACGCCTCGGGGTACCTGGTGGGCGTGGAGGCCGTCATCGACAAGGACCGCCTCTCCTCCCTGCTGGCCGAAAAGCTCAAGGCCGACACCTACGTCATCCTCACCGGCGTGCCCAAGGTCGCCCTGGACTTCGGCAAGCCCACGCAGCGCTGGGTGGACCGGCTCACGGCCACCGAGGCCGCCAAGCACCTGGCGGATGGCCAGTTCCCCGCCGGCTCCATGGGACCCAAGATCGAATCCGCCCTGGCCTTCCTGGCCTCCGGCGGCCACGAGGTGCTGATCACCAGCCCCGAGGCCCTGGAGCGGGAGGACTACGCCAAGGTCGGCACCCGCATCGTGAGGGACTAG
- the glyS gene encoding glycine--tRNA ligase subunit beta, with protein MRELLLEIHCEEIPARFLSPLSTEFADGLQAWIKENLKVELPVERFYSPRKLAWRVLELPELQPDQSEVQVGPPQRMCVDAEGRPSQTGLKFAEKWGVDFGEVKFEQPAGKKEPVAVVTLVKRGRPTMDLLAEVLPRLVAGLHVPRAMRWGSSEFEFVRPIRSVVALYGQDVVHFELDGVKSGFSTWGHRLFHMDHPGKVTVGWPKAYEAVLEEAGVVVGFQERRDRMARQIDELALAAGGRVVADEELLSTLAEIVEYPRIVAGSFPVDFLDLPKEVLVVSLKEHQKAFCVEDASGALLPCFLTAANRPDDPDGFIKSGNEWVLRARLYDARFFFSEDRKAPLRDRMERLKHLTFQRELGSYFDKTQRIAALSSAIASALGLDGTDGRLVAESCKCDLVTLMVGEFPELQGIMGGEYLKRENAHPKVWQAVKEHYQPISADAPIPASDLGGVLALADKLDTVAGCFSIGIIPTGSKDPLALRRAGQGIVRILFEKGWNLNPVRAAALALDEVGAKATRPRQETLEALESFFRDRVAYQLEQAGYAGPVRRAALAAGWTDLVDLKARCEALAAFGDDPRFLSLGQSAKRIANILKDETPGDLDPARLQEPEEKVLAATLPGLEGDPDHASLLAALAGLAEPLEAFFNAVMVKCEDPALRAARLALLHRLRRAFLRVADFSLWQ; from the coding sequence ATGAGAGAGCTCCTTCTGGAAATCCACTGCGAGGAGATCCCCGCGCGCTTCCTCTCCCCCCTCTCCACCGAGTTCGCCGACGGGCTCCAGGCCTGGATCAAGGAGAACCTGAAGGTCGAACTGCCCGTGGAGCGCTTCTATTCGCCCCGCAAGCTGGCCTGGCGCGTGCTCGAGCTGCCCGAGCTGCAGCCCGACCAGAGCGAGGTGCAGGTGGGCCCGCCCCAGCGCATGTGCGTGGACGCCGAGGGCCGGCCCTCCCAGACCGGCCTGAAGTTCGCCGAGAAGTGGGGCGTGGACTTCGGCGAGGTGAAGTTCGAGCAGCCCGCGGGCAAGAAGGAGCCCGTGGCGGTCGTCACCCTGGTCAAGCGGGGCCGGCCCACCATGGACCTGCTCGCCGAGGTCCTGCCCCGCCTCGTCGCGGGCCTCCACGTGCCCCGGGCCATGCGCTGGGGCTCCTCGGAGTTCGAGTTCGTGCGGCCCATCCGCAGCGTCGTCGCCCTCTACGGGCAGGACGTGGTCCACTTCGAGCTGGACGGCGTCAAGTCCGGATTCTCCACCTGGGGCCACCGGCTCTTCCACATGGACCACCCGGGCAAGGTGACCGTGGGCTGGCCCAAGGCCTACGAGGCCGTCCTCGAGGAGGCCGGCGTCGTGGTGGGCTTCCAGGAGCGCCGCGACCGCATGGCCAGGCAGATCGACGAGCTGGCCCTCGCGGCCGGGGGCCGCGTGGTGGCCGACGAGGAGCTGCTGTCCACCCTGGCGGAGATCGTGGAGTACCCGCGCATCGTGGCGGGCTCGTTCCCGGTGGACTTCCTGGACCTGCCCAAGGAGGTGCTGGTCGTCTCCCTCAAGGAGCACCAGAAGGCCTTCTGCGTGGAGGACGCCTCGGGCGCGCTGCTGCCCTGCTTCCTCACCGCCGCCAACCGCCCCGACGATCCCGACGGCTTCATCAAGAGCGGCAACGAGTGGGTGCTCCGGGCCCGGCTCTACGACGCCCGGTTCTTCTTCTCCGAGGACCGCAAGGCGCCGCTGCGCGACCGCATGGAGCGGCTCAAGCACCTCACCTTCCAGCGGGAGCTGGGCAGCTACTTCGACAAGACCCAGCGCATCGCGGCGCTCAGCTCGGCCATCGCCAGCGCCCTGGGCCTGGACGGCACCGACGGCCGGCTCGTGGCCGAGAGCTGCAAGTGCGACCTGGTGACCCTCATGGTCGGGGAGTTCCCCGAGCTGCAGGGCATCATGGGCGGCGAGTACCTCAAGCGCGAGAATGCCCACCCCAAGGTGTGGCAGGCCGTGAAGGAGCACTACCAGCCCATCTCCGCCGACGCCCCCATCCCCGCCTCCGACCTGGGCGGCGTGCTGGCCCTGGCCGACAAGCTGGACACGGTGGCCGGGTGCTTCTCCATCGGCATCATCCCCACCGGCTCCAAGGACCCGCTGGCCCTGCGCCGCGCGGGCCAGGGCATCGTGCGCATCCTCTTCGAGAAGGGCTGGAACCTCAACCCGGTTCGCGCCGCGGCCCTCGCCCTGGACGAGGTGGGCGCCAAGGCCACCCGGCCCAGGCAGGAGACCCTCGAGGCCCTGGAGAGCTTCTTCCGGGACCGCGTCGCCTACCAGCTGGAGCAGGCCGGCTACGCCGGCCCCGTGCGCCGCGCGGCGCTGGCCGCGGGCTGGACCGACCTGGTGGACCTCAAGGCCCGCTGCGAGGCCCTCGCGGCCTTCGGCGACGACCCCCGCTTCCTCAGCCTGGGCCAGAGCGCCAAGCGCATCGCCAACATCCTCAAGGACGAGACCCCCGGGGACCTGGACCCCGCACGGCTCCAGGAGCCCGAGGAGAAGGTCCTCGCGGCCACCCTGCCGGGCCTGGAAGGCGATCCGGACCACGCGTCCCTCCTGGCCGCCCTGGCCGGCCTGGCGGAGCCCCTGGAGGCCTTCTTCAACGCCGTGATGGTGAAGTGCGAGGATCCCGCCCTCCGGGCCGCGCGCCTCGCGCTGCTGCACCGTCTGCGCAGGGCCTTCCTGCGCGTGGCGGACTTCAGCCTCTGGCAGTAG
- a CDS encoding MBL fold metallo-hydrolase produces MAQRNKAFQENAAGAMFVDSSCIDCGTCYTFLPSVFRDAGEHSVVHRQPGDPAERHRALMALLACPTASIGTSEKEGMAQAMAGFPDPVEDEVSFCGFTSEKSFGAWSWFIRREAGNVLMDSPRAVPALLARLEALGGVDLMVLSHKDDVADHALIHERLGCRRVMHRADLATPLEWPVEGEDPVALAPDLLLIPTPGHTAGSVCLLYRETFLFTGDHLWWNPRRGRLSASKSFCWHSWPRQLKSLERLLDFRFRWVLPGHGQSYRAEDPEAMRRDLETAISHLKRL; encoded by the coding sequence ATGGCCCAGCGGAACAAGGCATTCCAGGAAAACGCCGCCGGCGCGATGTTCGTGGACAGTTCCTGCATCGACTGCGGTACCTGCTACACCTTCCTGCCGTCGGTCTTCCGGGACGCGGGGGAGCACAGCGTCGTGCACCGCCAGCCCGGGGACCCCGCGGAGCGCCACCGGGCCCTGATGGCCCTCCTGGCCTGCCCCACCGCCTCCATCGGCACGTCGGAGAAGGAGGGCATGGCCCAGGCCATGGCGGGCTTCCCCGACCCCGTGGAGGACGAGGTGTCCTTCTGCGGCTTCACCTCCGAGAAGAGCTTCGGCGCCTGGAGCTGGTTCATCCGCCGGGAAGCCGGGAACGTGCTCATGGACTCCCCCCGGGCCGTCCCCGCCCTCCTGGCGCGCCTGGAGGCCCTGGGCGGGGTGGACCTGATGGTCCTCTCCCACAAGGACGACGTGGCCGACCATGCGCTCATCCATGAGCGCCTGGGCTGCCGGCGGGTCATGCACCGCGCCGACCTGGCGACTCCCCTGGAGTGGCCCGTGGAGGGCGAGGACCCCGTGGCCCTGGCCCCCGACCTGCTCCTCATCCCCACCCCCGGCCACACCGCCGGGAGCGTCTGCCTCCTCTACCGGGAGACCTTCCTCTTCACCGGCGACCACCTGTGGTGGAACCCCCGCCGGGGCAGGCTGTCGGCATCGAAGTCCTTCTGCTGGCACAGCTGGCCCCGGCAGCTGAAGAGCCTGGAGCGCCTGCTGGACTTCCGGTTCCGGTGGGTGCTGCCAGGGCACGGGCAGAGCTACCGGGCGGAAGACCCGGAAGCCATGCGCCGGGACCTGGAGACGGCCATCAGCCACCTGAAGAGGCTCTGA
- the dnaX gene encoding DNA polymerase III subunit gamma/tau — translation MITLALKYRPRILSDLVGQEASVRALANALKKAKASGGAIHHQAFLFAGVRGTGKTSTARILARALNCMEGPTAEPCGVCDSCRASEQPDQNMDIVEIDAASRSSVEDARALREQVQTRPAFCRYRVYIIDEVHMMSRSAFDALLKILEEPPSHAVFVLATTELQDVPDTIKSRVQIFPFRLIPVAMVEARLRWVCEQEGVTWEEGSLRLLAEAGQGSMRDALTTLDRVISAGEGHVGEAMVREQLGIVPAVRVQAMLEALLAADSGAVLDNCRALTELGTDWISFWRELMMAFRDRMESDVRQGAGPQDLLRWARMLQLLLSRERDLRDTSLPDVVVELALLTAAQLPHLAPLDAMVKGQPAPAARPGGTRPLPVTGTAMAAAPMAPPPPVRPAPGSAQPSVLAPAARPTPPVPPSPAPGTRPAMTAAPTSGQVEAPSAAPSPSAAPAPVKDPGNLEQLRKGVGEALRQAPGGLPRTLGSLPHMATALTFQDGVLQWLFPPNVRNTAQDLERELSNPHLLEALRQVLPGLARTAITYETENRERPEDVLRADPSFQRLLADTSGEIVEVRREE, via the coding sequence ATGATTACACTCGCCCTCAAATACCGTCCCCGCATTCTTTCCGACCTGGTGGGGCAGGAGGCCAGCGTCCGCGCCCTCGCCAACGCCTTGAAGAAGGCCAAGGCGAGCGGAGGGGCCATCCACCACCAGGCCTTCCTGTTCGCCGGCGTCCGCGGCACCGGAAAGACCTCCACCGCCCGCATCCTGGCCCGCGCCCTCAACTGCATGGAGGGCCCCACCGCCGAGCCCTGCGGCGTCTGCGATTCCTGCAGGGCGTCGGAACAGCCGGACCAGAACATGGACATCGTGGAGATCGACGCCGCCTCCCGCTCCTCCGTGGAGGACGCCCGGGCCCTGCGCGAGCAGGTTCAGACCCGGCCCGCCTTCTGCCGCTACCGGGTCTACATCATCGACGAAGTGCACATGATGAGCCGCAGCGCCTTCGACGCGCTGCTCAAGATCCTGGAGGAGCCGCCAAGCCACGCCGTCTTCGTCCTGGCCACCACCGAGCTGCAGGACGTGCCCGACACCATCAAGAGCCGCGTGCAGATCTTCCCCTTCCGCCTCATCCCCGTGGCCATGGTGGAAGCCCGCCTGCGGTGGGTGTGCGAGCAGGAGGGGGTCACCTGGGAGGAGGGCTCCCTGCGCCTCCTGGCCGAGGCGGGGCAGGGCTCCATGCGCGACGCCCTCACCACCCTGGACCGGGTCATCTCCGCCGGCGAAGGCCACGTGGGCGAGGCCATGGTCCGCGAACAGCTGGGCATCGTGCCCGCCGTGCGGGTGCAGGCCATGCTGGAGGCGCTGCTGGCGGCCGACAGCGGGGCGGTGCTGGACAACTGCCGGGCCCTCACCGAGCTGGGCACCGACTGGATCAGCTTCTGGCGGGAGCTCATGATGGCCTTCCGGGACCGCATGGAGTCCGACGTGCGCCAGGGGGCCGGCCCCCAGGACCTCCTGCGCTGGGCCCGCATGCTCCAGCTGCTGCTTTCCCGGGAACGGGACCTGCGGGACACCAGCCTGCCCGACGTGGTGGTGGAACTGGCCCTCCTCACCGCCGCGCAGCTGCCCCACCTGGCTCCCCTGGACGCCATGGTGAAGGGCCAGCCCGCCCCCGCCGCCCGCCCCGGCGGCACCAGGCCGCTGCCCGTGACCGGCACGGCCATGGCCGCCGCCCCCATGGCGCCGCCTCCGCCCGTTCGTCCTGCCCCCGGCTCCGCCCAGCCTTCCGTTCTGGCGCCCGCCGCCCGGCCCACGCCTCCGGTCCCTCCGTCGCCCGCTCCCGGCACCCGGCCCGCCATGACGGCCGCCCCGACATCCGGGCAGGTTGAGGCACCCTCCGCCGCGCCCTCCCCCAGCGCAGCCCCGGCCCCCGTGAAGGACCCCGGGAACCTCGAGCAGTTGCGCAAGGGCGTGGGCGAGGCCCTCCGCCAGGCCCCCGGCGGGCTTCCCCGCACCCTGGGTTCCCTGCCGCACATGGCCACGGCCCTCACGTTCCAGGACGGCGTCCTCCAGTGGCTCTTCCCTCCCAACGTGCGCAACACGGCCCAGGACCTGGAGCGGGAGCTTTCCAACCCCCACCTCCTGGAGGCCCTGCGCCAGGTCCTGCCGGGCCTCGCGCGCACCGCCATCACCTATGAGACCGAGAATCGGGAGCGTCCCGAGGACGTGCTGCGGGCCGATCCCTCCTTCCAGCGCCTGCTGGCCGACACCAGCGGGGAGATCGTGGAGGTGCGCCGGGAGGAGTGA
- a CDS encoding GxxExxY protein, with the protein MGRHWGEDWGDNYPHRDITEAIILAAIRVQIVLGPGLLENAYKACLAHELRLAGHEALREVHLDITYKELCVENAYIMDIVVDHKVVVEAKAIAKFSDADFAQLNSCLHFANFEVGLLINFHNWPLKDGGTKRLVNTKP; encoded by the coding sequence ATGGGTCGGCATTGGGGCGAAGATTGGGGCGACAACTATCCCCATCGAGATATCACCGAAGCCATCATCCTCGCTGCCATCAGGGTGCAGATAGTTCTGGGGCCTGGACTCCTGGAAAATGCCTACAAGGCTTGCCTCGCCCATGAACTCAGGTTGGCCGGACACGAGGCCCTACGCGAGGTTCACCTCGACATCACCTACAAGGAATTGTGCGTCGAGAATGCCTACATCATGGATATCGTGGTGGACCACAAGGTGGTCGTCGAGGCGAAGGCCATTGCGAAGTTTTCGGATGCCGACTTCGCCCAACTGAATAGTTGCCTCCACTTTGCAAATTTCGAAGTGGGCCTGCTGATCAATTTTCATAACTGGCCCCTCAAGGACGGGGGCACCAAGCGACTCGTCAACACCAAGCCCTGA